The proteins below are encoded in one region of Holophagaceae bacterium:
- a CDS encoding ABC transporter ATP-binding protein: MSLALELIHLTKKFGELTAVDDLSFSLEAGTFLGLLGRNGAGKSTTLKMVTGLLKPTSGSVRVLGMELEADPISVKRQIGVMPEDMALLEYLSGPQYLRFVGRMYGLDEATIDARREELFGKLDLAPAPGTLVAEYSFGMKKKIALCAALIHGPRILFLDEPFEGIDAVTSRTIKDILLTLQQRGVTLILTTHILDVVEKLCPLIAILDEGRLKGYGTLDEIRGRANGESLESLFVELVGGAQTGELSWL; the protein is encoded by the coding sequence ATGAGCCTTGCTTTGGAACTCATCCATTTGACCAAGAAGTTTGGCGAGTTGACCGCCGTGGACGATCTGTCCTTCTCGCTCGAGGCTGGGACTTTTTTAGGATTGCTGGGGCGCAACGGCGCGGGAAAGAGCACCACCCTGAAGATGGTGACGGGATTGCTCAAGCCCACCTCGGGCAGCGTCCGCGTCCTGGGCATGGAGCTCGAAGCCGATCCCATTTCCGTGAAACGGCAGATCGGCGTCATGCCCGAGGACATGGCCTTGCTGGAATACTTGAGCGGGCCGCAGTATCTGCGGTTCGTGGGGCGCATGTATGGGTTGGATGAGGCCACCATCGATGCGCGGCGCGAGGAGCTCTTCGGGAAGCTGGATCTCGCGCCGGCCCCAGGCACGCTGGTGGCGGAATACAGCTTCGGCATGAAGAAGAAAATCGCGCTCTGCGCAGCGCTCATCCATGGGCCGCGGATCCTGTTCCTGGACGAGCCCTTCGAGGGCATCGACGCGGTCACCAGCCGCACCATCAAGGACATCCTGCTGACCCTGCAGCAGCGCGGCGTGACCTTGATCCTCACCACCCACATCCTGGACGTGGTGGAGAAGCTCTGCCCCCTCATCGCGATCCTCGATGAAGGCAGGCTCAAGGGGTACGGCACGCTCGATGAGATCCGGGGAAGGGCCAACGGCGAGAGCCTGGAAAGCCTTTTCGTGGAACTCGTCGGCGGCGCGCAGACAGGCGAGCTGTCATGGCTCTAG
- a CDS encoding CoA transferase gives MSPKILEGIKVLDLTNVLSGPFTTLHLALLGAQVIKVENPKGGDLARCLGILPELNKKLMGTSFIAQNCNKKSITLNTKSAEGKAIFLRMAKDADVVVENFRPGVMDRLGIGYEVLSALNPKLIYCAISGFGQTGPDALKPAYDQIIQGLSGEMSVNGDERLNPLRAGFPVCDTVGGLNAAFAVMAALFHRERTGEGQFIDIALLDSIMPLMGWVAANLLIGQQQPALMGNDNFTAAPSGTFRTLDGHINIAANKQEQWEAVCDVLGCPELMGDPRFQERDTRKRNRKLLTPLLEEKLAAKSTAAWVAALNARDVPSGEILSLEQALRQPQMGHREVLRKIPLEGFGEVEVFGLTAQFGKTPGTVETPPPTLGEHNAEIYSAFGISGTEQAELRDKGVI, from the coding sequence ATGAGCCCGAAAATCCTGGAAGGCATCAAGGTCCTGGACCTCACCAATGTGCTTTCGGGACCTTTCACGACCTTGCACCTGGCCCTGCTCGGCGCCCAGGTCATCAAGGTCGAAAACCCCAAGGGCGGCGATCTCGCGCGCTGCCTGGGGATCCTGCCGGAGTTGAACAAGAAACTGATGGGAACCAGTTTCATCGCGCAGAACTGCAACAAGAAATCCATCACGCTGAACACCAAATCCGCCGAGGGCAAAGCGATCTTCCTGCGGATGGCCAAGGATGCGGATGTGGTGGTGGAAAATTTCAGGCCTGGCGTCATGGACCGTCTGGGGATCGGCTACGAGGTGCTTTCCGCGCTCAATCCCAAGCTGATCTATTGCGCCATTTCAGGCTTCGGGCAGACCGGGCCCGATGCGTTGAAACCCGCCTACGACCAGATCATCCAAGGCCTGTCCGGTGAAATGTCGGTGAACGGCGATGAGCGCCTGAACCCCCTGCGCGCCGGTTTTCCAGTCTGTGACACCGTGGGCGGGCTGAACGCGGCCTTCGCGGTAATGGCCGCGCTGTTCCACCGGGAGCGCACAGGCGAGGGCCAGTTCATCGACATCGCCCTGCTGGACAGCATCATGCCCCTCATGGGCTGGGTGGCGGCCAATCTGCTGATCGGCCAGCAGCAGCCCGCCCTCATGGGGAACGACAACTTCACCGCCGCCCCCAGCGGCACCTTCAGGACCCTGGATGGCCACATCAATATCGCCGCCAACAAGCAGGAGCAGTGGGAGGCGGTTTGCGACGTGCTGGGCTGCCCCGAGCTGATGGGCGACCCCCGCTTCCAGGAGCGGGACACGCGCAAGCGGAATCGGAAGCTGCTCACACCGCTTCTGGAAGAAAAGCTGGCGGCCAAGTCCACAGCCGCTTGGGTGGCGGCGCTCAATGCCAGGGATGTTCCGAGCGGTGAAATCCTGAGCCTGGAACAGGCCCTGCGCCAGCCGCAGATGGGCCACCGGGAAGTATTGAGGAAAATTCCATTGGAAGGATTCGGCGAAGTCGAAGTCTTCGGCCTCACGGCGCAGTTCGGGAAAACGCCGGGAACCGTGGAAACCCCGCCGCCGACCCTGGGGGAACACAATGCGGAGATCTACTCGGCCTTCGGCATCTCTGGAACCGAGCAAGCGGAATTGAGGGACAAGGGCGTGATCTGA
- a CDS encoding hydroxymethylglutaryl-CoA lyase → MNRILIHEVGPRDGLQVEKLVVPTEIKLEWLGRLMDSGLDIIQVGSFMHPGKVPQMADTDELFRSLSGRKRHPGTILSGLVLNEKGLERGLGCGVEMFCMGVSASETHSRKNTGMSSDDATSRIVAMALEAKAAGKKVQVSVQSAFGCGFEGLVTEGRVMRIVEEYLAAGLKAISLADTAGHAHPTQVSGYIQRILGMDSGVEITAHIHNTYGLGMANVYAAMDAGATSIETSFGGLGGCPFTKVAAGNVATEDLVHGLQRMGLCPDINLETLIGLARDVAAFFGRDLPGCVYKTGPLAGERG, encoded by the coding sequence ATGAACAGGATCCTCATCCACGAAGTCGGCCCCCGCGACGGGCTTCAGGTCGAAAAGCTGGTCGTCCCGACAGAAATCAAGCTCGAATGGCTGGGACGGCTGATGGATTCGGGCCTCGACATCATCCAGGTGGGCTCCTTCATGCATCCGGGAAAAGTGCCCCAGATGGCGGACACGGATGAGCTGTTCCGCAGCCTGTCCGGCCGGAAGCGCCACCCAGGCACGATCCTATCTGGATTGGTGCTCAACGAAAAAGGTCTGGAACGAGGCTTGGGCTGCGGCGTGGAGATGTTCTGCATGGGCGTTTCCGCATCGGAGACCCACAGCCGCAAGAACACAGGCATGTCCAGCGACGATGCCACGAGCCGCATTGTCGCCATGGCGCTGGAGGCGAAAGCGGCCGGGAAGAAAGTGCAGGTCAGCGTCCAGAGCGCCTTCGGCTGCGGTTTTGAAGGCCTGGTCACGGAGGGGCGCGTGATGCGCATCGTGGAGGAATACCTGGCTGCGGGACTGAAAGCCATCAGCCTCGCCGATACCGCCGGGCACGCCCATCCAACGCAGGTATCCGGGTACATCCAGCGGATCCTCGGGATGGATTCCGGTGTCGAGATCACCGCCCACATCCACAACACCTACGGCCTTGGGATGGCCAATGTCTATGCGGCCATGGACGCCGGCGCCACCTCGATCGAGACGAGTTTCGGCGGCCTCGGAGGCTGCCCCTTCACCAAAGTGGCCGCGGGAAACGTGGCCACCGAGGATCTGGTGCATGGCCTACAGCGGATGGGACTATGTCCTGATATCAACCTGGAAACCCTGATCGGCCTGGCGCGGGATGTCGCGGCTTTCTTCGGGCGGGACCTGCCGGGCTGCGTCTACAAGACCGGGCCCTTGGCCGGGGAGCGGGGATGA
- a CDS encoding SPFH domain-containing protein encodes MYQERSYPALVGLPMLVLGIALVLAVPACIIAAANTGMPLLAVAGAVCLISAIFTLSGLFIVNPNEAAVLQLFGDYRGTVRREGMAWANPFLTKRKVSTKVRSFESQKLKVNDLDGNPVEIAAIIVWKVVDTAEASFQVQDYEKFVQVQSEAALRNLAMRFPYDQHDDQKISLRGHTEAVAGHLKDEVQAVLNQAGVEIMDARISHLAYAPEIAQAMLQRQQAGAIIAARKLIVEGAVGMVEMALARLDEHGAVHLDEERKAAMVSNLLVVLCGERAVQPVVNAGTLYN; translated from the coding sequence ATGTATCAAGAACGTTCCTATCCGGCCTTGGTCGGCCTGCCCATGCTGGTGCTGGGCATCGCCCTGGTACTCGCCGTCCCCGCCTGCATCATCGCTGCTGCGAACACAGGGATGCCGCTGCTCGCGGTCGCTGGGGCCGTCTGCCTGATTTCAGCGATCTTCACGCTATCCGGGCTCTTCATTGTGAATCCCAACGAGGCTGCGGTGTTGCAGCTCTTCGGCGACTACAGGGGAACCGTGCGCCGCGAGGGCATGGCCTGGGCCAATCCCTTCCTGACCAAGCGCAAAGTCAGCACCAAGGTCCGCAGCTTCGAGAGCCAAAAGCTCAAGGTGAACGATCTGGACGGCAACCCCGTGGAGATCGCGGCCATCATCGTCTGGAAGGTGGTGGATACCGCCGAGGCCAGCTTCCAGGTCCAGGACTACGAGAAATTCGTGCAGGTGCAGAGCGAGGCGGCCTTGCGGAATCTGGCCATGCGCTTTCCCTACGACCAGCACGATGACCAGAAGATCTCCCTTCGGGGCCACACCGAAGCCGTGGCGGGCCACTTGAAGGATGAAGTCCAGGCGGTGCTGAACCAGGCTGGCGTGGAGATCATGGACGCGCGCATCAGCCACCTGGCCTATGCGCCGGAGATCGCCCAGGCTATGCTGCAACGCCAGCAGGCCGGTGCCATCATCGCCGCCCGCAAGCTCATTGTGGAGGGCGCGGTGGGCATGGTGGAAATGGCGCTGGCGCGGCTGGACGAACACGGCGCGGTGCATCTTGATGAAGAGCGCAAAGCCGCGATGGTGTCCAACCTGCTGGTGGTGCTGTGCGGCGAGCGGGCGGTCCAGCCTGTGGTGAACGCCGGCACGCTCTACAACTGA
- a CDS encoding 2-oxoacid:ferredoxin oxidoreductase subunit beta: MSETTAAATPENIYLPKDYKSDLKPIWCPGCGDFSVVQAIYRALAAIGRAPHETAFVSGIGCSSRIPGYTTAYGFNSVHGRALPIAQGIKLANPDLLVLAAGGDGDGFSIGGGHVAHLVRRNMDITYIVMDNQIYGLTKGQLSPTSPKGRISCTSKYGSLEEPVNPLQYVLGYGANFVAQGSPADLPGMAAIIEEAIRFPGFAFVNLQSPCVTYGEECQQIKGLKAIMEPLDSIGHDPSDRMKAMDIAQYYGQKLHTGVLYRNPDPPPTYESMVKERQAELAKGALPKERILELFIKR, from the coding sequence ATGAGCGAAACGACTGCTGCAGCGACGCCCGAAAACATCTACCTGCCCAAGGACTACAAGAGCGACCTGAAACCCATCTGGTGTCCCGGATGCGGCGATTTCAGCGTGGTCCAGGCGATCTACCGGGCCCTAGCGGCCATCGGCCGCGCTCCCCACGAGACGGCCTTCGTGTCCGGTATCGGCTGTTCCAGCCGCATTCCGGGCTACACGACCGCCTACGGATTCAATTCGGTGCACGGCCGCGCCCTGCCCATCGCGCAGGGCATCAAGCTTGCCAATCCGGACCTGCTGGTGCTCGCGGCGGGCGGGGACGGGGACGGCTTTTCCATCGGCGGGGGCCACGTCGCGCACCTGGTCCGCCGCAACATGGACATCACCTACATCGTGATGGACAACCAGATCTACGGGCTGACCAAGGGGCAGCTTTCCCCGACCTCTCCCAAGGGCCGCATCTCCTGCACCTCGAAGTACGGCAGCCTCGAAGAGCCGGTGAATCCGCTGCAGTACGTGCTCGGATACGGTGCGAACTTCGTGGCCCAGGGCTCGCCGGCGGATCTGCCCGGCATGGCCGCCATCATCGAGGAAGCCATCCGTTTCCCTGGCTTCGCCTTCGTCAACCTTCAATCGCCCTGTGTGACCTACGGCGAGGAATGCCAGCAGATCAAGGGCCTGAAGGCCATCATGGAGCCCCTGGACTCCATCGGCCATGATCCGTCCGATCGCATGAAGGCCATGGATATCGCTCAATATTACGGACAGAAACTCCATACCGGCGTGCTGTACCGGAATCCTGATCCGCCGCCCACCTACGAGTCCATGGTGAAGGAAAGGCAGGCGGAACTCGCCAAGGGCGCCTTGCCCAAGGAACGGATCCTGGAACTCTTCATCAAGCGGTGA
- a CDS encoding 2-oxoacid:acceptor oxidoreductase subunit alpha has protein sequence MRKDLVFGMAGSGGDGIVSAGESLLSAAAAEGYHGMMTKSFGSQIRGGESSCRVRISTEHLLNPGGDLDVAVALNWEDFLKFGGELPVSGSTVVIYEAATKVEPEKIPLQGVTPLQVIPVPIAEMAKTTAGTERAKNTVVLGLIAGWFGIGREAVLKGFRKKLASKGEDVLLANERAFNEGIKFAQEHPLVAPMTIALSKGAVSGKLMTDGNDMCAAAAIFAGCQFFSGYPITPSTEIMQFFTEHVWKYGGAVLQAEDEIAGVGAAIGASFAGKKSMTATSGPGLSLKTEMMGLASIAELPLVVVDVQRGGPSTGMPTKPEQSDLFAAAFSAHGDVVRPVLAPTCVADTFRVTVEAFNLAEEFQTPVLILSDQEIAQRKETLDPIDTAQFRIVDRLKPSHTELQDYHRFKITESGISPISHPGMLGGTYLASGIEHNASGAPTASGEVHQRMNEKRIRKFDPLHNRRDLFNIEGDPDAPLALVAWGSIAGVCSEAVSIAREEGLNVKLLVPYLVYPVAEGVYRNFFASVQRGLVVEQSHLGQFYRVLRMYVDLPKGVESMARSGANPFRPREVVAVLHRLLAELQRSQAGNLQPQE, from the coding sequence ATGCGCAAAGACCTCGTGTTTGGTATGGCCGGCTCGGGCGGCGACGGCATCGTTTCCGCGGGCGAGTCCCTGCTTTCCGCCGCCGCGGCGGAGGGCTACCACGGGATGATGACCAAGAGCTTCGGGTCCCAGATCCGCGGCGGCGAGTCGTCCTGCCGGGTGCGCATTTCGACCGAGCATCTGCTGAATCCCGGAGGGGATCTGGATGTGGCCGTGGCGTTGAATTGGGAGGATTTCCTCAAATTCGGCGGCGAACTGCCCGTCAGCGGCTCCACGGTGGTGATCTACGAAGCGGCCACCAAGGTGGAGCCGGAGAAGATCCCCCTGCAGGGGGTGACGCCGCTTCAGGTGATCCCGGTTCCCATTGCGGAAATGGCCAAAACCACCGCCGGCACCGAGCGCGCGAAAAACACGGTGGTGCTGGGCCTCATCGCCGGCTGGTTCGGCATCGGCAGGGAAGCCGTCCTGAAGGGTTTCCGCAAGAAGCTCGCCAGCAAGGGCGAAGACGTGCTGCTGGCCAACGAGCGCGCCTTCAACGAGGGCATCAAATTCGCGCAGGAACATCCTCTGGTCGCACCCATGACCATCGCCCTCTCCAAAGGCGCCGTGTCGGGCAAGCTCATGACCGATGGCAACGACATGTGCGCCGCGGCGGCGATTTTCGCGGGGTGCCAGTTCTTCAGCGGCTATCCCATCACGCCCTCCACGGAAATCATGCAGTTCTTCACGGAACATGTCTGGAAATACGGCGGGGCCGTGCTCCAGGCCGAAGACGAGATCGCGGGCGTCGGCGCAGCCATCGGCGCGTCCTTCGCGGGGAAGAAATCCATGACCGCCACGTCCGGTCCCGGTCTTTCATTGAAGACGGAGATGATGGGCCTGGCCAGCATCGCGGAACTTCCACTGGTCGTCGTGGATGTCCAGCGGGGCGGCCCATCCACCGGGATGCCCACCAAGCCCGAGCAGTCCGACCTCTTCGCCGCGGCCTTCTCGGCCCATGGCGATGTGGTGCGGCCGGTTCTGGCCCCCACCTGCGTGGCCGACACCTTCCGCGTCACGGTGGAAGCCTTCAATCTTGCTGAAGAGTTCCAGACACCGGTCCTGATCCTTTCCGACCAGGAGATCGCCCAGCGCAAAGAGACGCTCGATCCCATCGATACCGCGCAATTCCGCATCGTGGACCGACTGAAACCCAGCCATACGGAGCTGCAGGACTACCACCGTTTCAAGATCACCGAATCGGGCATCAGCCCCATCAGCCATCCGGGAATGCTGGGTGGAACCTACCTGGCCTCGGGCATCGAGCACAACGCCAGCGGCGCCCCCACCGCCAGCGGCGAGGTGCACCAGCGCATGAACGAGAAACGGATCCGGAAATTCGATCCCCTGCACAACCGCCGGGATCTTTTCAACATCGAAGGCGATCCCGACGCGCCCTTGGCCCTGGTGGCCTGGGGGAGCATCGCCGGGGTCTGCTCGGAGGCGGTCTCCATCGCCCGGGAAGAGGGCCTGAATGTGAAGCTGCTGGTCCCCTACCTCGTCTATCCGGTCGCGGAAGGCGTCTACCGGAATTTCTTCGCGTCCGTGCAGCGCGGCCTGGTGGTGGAGCAGTCCCACCTCGGGCAGTTCTACCGCGTCCTGCGGATGTACGTGGATCTTCCGAAGGGTGTCGAATCCATGGCCCGGAGCGGCGCCAATCCCTTCCGGCCCCGCGAGGTCGTCGCGGTCCTGCACCGTCTCCTCGCCGAGCTGCAGCGCAGCCAGGCAGGCAACCTTCAGCCCCAGGAGTGA
- a CDS encoding DUF2492 family protein, with protein sequence MHEGMQDTAAQAVLGHDVLNLLLELGGAATIDTLRSAAAETFGPDAVYCNCHGGRFDFDQLMEFFSTRGKVETDGWSVCLTYSQPCGGH encoded by the coding sequence ATGCACGAAGGAATGCAAGATACGGCAGCGCAGGCGGTACTCGGCCATGACGTCCTGAACCTGCTTTTAGAGTTGGGCGGGGCCGCCACCATCGACACCCTCCGGAGCGCCGCCGCTGAGACCTTCGGCCCCGACGCGGTCTACTGCAATTGCCATGGGGGCAGATTCGATTTCGACCAGTTGATGGAATTCTTCTCCACCCGGGGCAAGGTGGAAACTGATGGCTGGTCCGTCTGCCTGACTTATTCGCAGCCCTGCGGCGGGCATTGA
- a CDS encoding 3-isopropylmalate dehydratase large subunit, translating to MGMTVVEKILARAAGLATVSVGDVVEPKVDLAMSHENAALVINQFQEVFEGTGLEPKIWDPSRIAIIFDHRVPAESPKTATNQKKIRGFVAANGIAKFHDIRGDVGGICHQILPEYGYVRPGFVVVGTDSHTTTHGALGAFSFGIGATEMASVWSLGYAVNIEVPATIKVVVTGEFPPFVGPKDLILNLIGTLTAQGANYKVLEFHGETIRKMGTSGRIAICNMSVEAGATSGIVPGDEETVRYLRDESGVLEAIPCVVPDADAVYERVVEIDVSRLEPQIACPHTVDNVKPVLDVAGTKIQQIVIGSCTNGRLDDLAAAADILRGKKVAEGTRMLVFPASGKIFAQALDKGYLHDFMKAGAVVMNSGCGPCLGVHEGALGDGETALSTTNRNFKGRMGNPKSQVYLCSPSVAAASAITGVITDPRKN from the coding sequence ATGGGCATGACCGTCGTCGAAAAAATTCTCGCCCGCGCCGCGGGACTGGCTACCGTCAGCGTCGGGGACGTGGTGGAACCGAAAGTGGATCTCGCCATGTCCCACGAGAACGCTGCGCTGGTGATCAACCAATTCCAGGAAGTGTTCGAGGGCACCGGCCTGGAGCCCAAAATCTGGGATCCCTCGCGCATCGCCATCATCTTCGACCACCGGGTTCCGGCTGAATCTCCCAAGACGGCCACGAACCAGAAGAAAATCCGCGGGTTCGTGGCGGCCAACGGCATCGCGAAATTCCACGACATCCGCGGCGACGTGGGCGGCATCTGCCATCAGATCCTCCCGGAGTACGGCTACGTGCGTCCCGGCTTTGTGGTGGTGGGCACCGATTCCCACACCACGACCCACGGCGCCCTGGGGGCTTTCAGCTTCGGCATCGGCGCGACCGAAATGGCTTCCGTGTGGAGTCTGGGGTATGCGGTGAACATCGAGGTCCCGGCGACCATCAAAGTGGTGGTGACCGGTGAATTCCCCCCGTTCGTGGGGCCTAAGGACTTGATCCTGAACCTCATCGGCACCCTCACCGCCCAGGGCGCCAACTACAAGGTGCTGGAATTCCACGGCGAGACCATCCGGAAGATGGGCACCAGCGGCCGCATCGCCATCTGCAACATGAGCGTGGAGGCGGGCGCGACCTCCGGCATCGTTCCGGGGGATGAAGAAACCGTGCGCTACCTGCGGGATGAATCCGGCGTGCTGGAAGCCATTCCCTGCGTGGTTCCCGATGCCGATGCTGTATATGAACGCGTCGTTGAAATTGATGTGTCCCGGCTGGAGCCGCAAATCGCCTGCCCCCACACGGTGGACAACGTGAAACCGGTCCTTGACGTGGCTGGAACCAAGATCCAGCAGATCGTCATCGGCAGCTGCACCAACGGGCGCCTGGACGATCTGGCCGCCGCCGCCGATATCCTCCGGGGTAAGAAGGTGGCTGAGGGCACGCGGATGCTGGTGTTCCCGGCTTCGGGAAAAATCTTCGCGCAGGCCCTCGACAAGGGCTATCTGCACGATTTCATGAAGGCCGGGGCCGTGGTGATGAATTCCGGCTGCGGTCCCTGCCTGGGCGTCCACGAAGGGGCGCTGGGGGATGGCGAGACCGCCCTCAGCACCACCAACCGCAATTTCAAGGGCCGCATGGGCAATCCGAAATCCCAGGTCTATCTGTGCAGCCCCAGCGTTGCGGCCGCCTCGGCCATCACGGGTGTCATCACCGACCCGAGAAAAAACTGA
- a CDS encoding 3-isopropylmalate dehydratase: MAKVIIKLENDISTDDIYPGRYMATVLPSETPQFAFADRTDFNACLRAKEFPAGSIIVGGENFGCGSSREQACSTLKGYEVAVVAKSIARIFLQNSINLGLKVVLCPGIEASEGDDLQITEDRVLNMTTGRAFDQVKLPAARKGIMDAGGLIPYTRKLLMARAEG; this comes from the coding sequence ATGGCCAAGGTCATCATCAAGCTCGAAAATGACATCAGCACCGACGACATCTACCCGGGTCGCTACATGGCCACGGTGCTGCCCTCGGAAACGCCGCAGTTCGCTTTCGCCGACCGGACGGATTTCAATGCCTGCCTGCGAGCCAAAGAGTTTCCTGCGGGCAGCATCATCGTCGGCGGCGAAAACTTCGGTTGCGGGTCCAGCCGCGAGCAGGCCTGCTCGACCCTGAAGGGCTATGAGGTGGCCGTGGTGGCAAAGTCCATCGCGCGCATCTTCCTGCAGAACAGCATCAACCTGGGCCTGAAGGTGGTGCTTTGCCCTGGTATCGAAGCCAGCGAAGGCGACGACCTGCAGATCACCGAAGATCGGGTGCTCAATATGACCACCGGCCGGGCCTTCGACCAGGTGAAGCTCCCGGCCGCCCGCAAAGGCATCATGGATGCTGGAGGATTGATTCCCTACACGCGGAAGCTGCTGATGGCCCGGGCAGAGGGGTAG
- a CDS encoding dual specificity protein phosphatase family protein, producing the protein MYNLLLIPAIVVAAPSTGISGAVEVSPGTFVLNGPMTTAVIEEMKAAKITHVFNLREDGEAGFDAQAECSSFSESGISYCRVAMGRAPTKDDFDLFRMVRKDLPKDSRVLIHCSNGNRAAAAACAYMVLDLNMEAEEALAMARQAGMVRPETEKALRRYLAQAKA; encoded by the coding sequence ATGTACAACCTCCTTCTGATTCCAGCCATCGTGGTGGCGGCTCCCAGTACTGGCATTTCAGGGGCGGTGGAGGTCAGCCCTGGGACATTTGTCCTGAATGGGCCCATGACGACCGCGGTCATCGAGGAAATGAAAGCGGCGAAAATCACCCATGTCTTCAATCTTCGCGAGGACGGCGAGGCCGGCTTTGACGCGCAGGCCGAATGCTCCTCATTCAGCGAGTCCGGCATCAGTTACTGCCGCGTGGCCATGGGCCGGGCTCCAACCAAGGATGATTTCGACCTGTTCCGCATGGTGCGGAAGGATCTGCCCAAGGATTCCAGGGTCTTGATCCATTGCAGCAACGGCAACCGGGCGGCAGCGGCGGCTTGTGCCTATATGGTTCTGGACTTGAATATGGAAGCCGAGGAGGCGCTCGCCATGGCTAGGCAGGCAGGCATGGTCCGGCCGGAGACCGAGAAAGCCCTTCGCCGCTACCTGGCCCAAGCCAAGGCCTAG
- a CDS encoding isocitrate/isopropylmalate dehydrogenase family protein, translated as MSQFKIAWLPGDGVGVEVMEAARICLDALKFDAAYTHGDIGWEYWRTEGESFPQRTIDLLKASDAAMFGAITSKPVKDAEAELVPGLKGKGFVYRSPIVRMRQMFDLYTCLRPCKAYPGNALNFKEGIDMVIFRENTEDLYSGVEFSPVPDELKTLLKSLSKPFAHFADIPGNEFAITCKINTQKGCDRIIRAAFEYAKQFGYPKVTVIHKANVVRATEGMFLETGKRIAKDYPGIQMDDANVDAITMWMLKNPKNYGVMVATNLFGDIVSDLAAQMVGGLGFGCSGNIGDKLAVFEPSHGSAPKYAGQYKVNPIATILAAKMMLDWLGETQKGAKLEAAVAAVILEGKVRTYDMGGSATTLEMGEAIAKKL; from the coding sequence ATGAGCCAGTTCAAGATCGCATGGTTGCCCGGGGATGGCGTCGGTGTCGAGGTCATGGAGGCGGCCAGGATCTGCCTGGATGCGCTGAAGTTCGATGCCGCCTATACCCATGGAGACATTGGTTGGGAGTACTGGCGGACGGAAGGGGAATCCTTTCCCCAGCGGACCATCGATCTGTTGAAAGCCAGCGATGCCGCCATGTTCGGGGCCATCACCTCGAAACCCGTGAAGGATGCCGAAGCCGAGCTGGTGCCCGGCCTCAAGGGCAAGGGCTTCGTCTACCGCAGCCCCATCGTCCGCATGCGGCAGATGTTCGATCTCTACACCTGCCTGCGGCCCTGCAAGGCCTATCCGGGCAATGCGTTGAACTTCAAGGAAGGCATCGACATGGTGATCTTCCGCGAGAACACCGAGGATCTCTACTCCGGCGTGGAATTCAGCCCGGTTCCGGACGAACTGAAGACATTGCTGAAATCGTTGAGCAAGCCCTTTGCCCATTTCGCGGATATTCCCGGCAATGAGTTCGCCATCACCTGCAAGATCAACACCCAGAAGGGCTGCGACCGGATCATCCGCGCGGCTTTCGAATATGCGAAGCAATTCGGCTACCCGAAGGTCACGGTCATCCACAAAGCCAACGTCGTGCGCGCCACCGAAGGCATGTTCCTGGAGACCGGCAAGCGCATCGCGAAGGACTATCCCGGCATCCAGATGGACGACGCCAACGTGGATGCCATCACCATGTGGATGCTGAAGAACCCAAAGAACTACGGCGTCATGGTGGCCACCAACCTGTTCGGCGACATCGTGAGCGATCTCGCCGCCCAGATGGTCGGCGGGCTCGGCTTCGGCTGTTCGGGGAACATCGGCGACAAACTGGCCGTCTTCGAACCCAGCCATGGCAGCGCGCCGAAATACGCGGGCCAGTACAAAGTGAACCCCATCGCCACCATCCTGGCCGCGAAGATGATGCTGGATTGGCTGGGGGAGACCCAAAAAGGCGCGAAGCTCGAAGCCGCTGTGGCCGCAGTCATCCTCGAAGGGAAAGTGCGCACCTACGACATGGGCGGCAGCGCCACCACGCTCGAAATGGGCGAAGCCATCGCGAAAAAGCTATGA